From Taeniopygia guttata chromosome 3, bTaeGut7.mat, whole genome shotgun sequence:
AGACAACTTGGGAGGCGGGAAAACTACACATCGgtggcctcccatggcaatgcagggaggtcactagccacaccccctcccacatctcccccGTCTTTATTAACTAAATAAGCGGAACCGAAAGTCTTAactaaatattgtttaaaaatggCTAAGGCAAcgaaaataaggaaaataataactaaaatCCAGATAAGTCCTTTCACGATGGGGGCTGCCCATCCGGGGATGCCCCACTGCGAGAATGTCTTGTCTATTGGGTCAGCAGCCGATGGATTCTCAGTCTTTAAGTCCTTTACTTGCTCTTTTATCTGTTGGATGTGGGCCTGAATGGATTTGCTTCTTGATGACAGATTGAAGCAGCACAACCCGTCAAAGTCCTCgcagctgtggccatgggcTAAAAGTAAGAAGTCTATAGCAGCCCGATTTTGTAGGGTTGCGTGCCTGGTGGTCTGTTCGTCCGCCAAGAGGTCTGAAAGGGCGGCCGACGTAGCGTTGGCATTCTTGTTTACCCAACACTCCAGGTGAGAAAGCTCACCAAGGGCTTTTGCTGCTGCGTACCATGGAAGGAATATGGACGCAGCGATTCTCTTTGTCTTGCCCCAATTATACAACTGTGAATCACAATTTGAATCAAATTGGTCGTATGAACGTTTTTTGCGGGccaattgtttttccttcctccattctaaaatctgggttttatttggagTTAGAGTCGCAAGCTTGCCAAGGCTACATGGTCCTCCCTGGAGCCGAGATGGGATGCCTGACCATACTCTGTCTccacagataagaaacatcCCCTTGGGCAACACCTTAGGACGTGTGGAAGAAACCGAAACCACCTGGctggtgtaattgcaccaggTTTGACTGTTGTATTTTTTGCTCAGAGGTGTTACATCCTTTCTGTATGTATTCTTGGCCAAGTCAAGTCCATGCCAATTCTGACTTGGCCTCCTATAATAAAATTTGATGCAGTATTCTGCGTGAGAGGACCCCAGCAGGTCCAATTCTTGGGGTTCCTCCTTACTATTAGACAGAATTTTGGTCCACTCGTCCCAAGTGTCGACCGGGTTGGGTCTCTTACCCGTGGTTCGGAGTAGGTCGGAGTTGAAAACTGGCCAATCGTCGGCAACCAGGGGAACCCCCACCAGGCATGTGGATAAGGGGTTGTCCACACTGCCCATGGCCAAACATAGAttgtcctgctgcaaggacttgGCGAGCGTGACCCACACGTTCTCTTTCGGCTGCTGGACAATCCAGCCGTCCGCCGCTTGTAGCCACAGGATGACAAAGgccacggcgacggccagctgggtGCAGTGGGGCGATTCCTGATGTTTCTCCCGGATTGGTGACTTGTGGGCAGCCATCCTTATTCTATTAACACAAGGGACAAACGTAAATAACAGAAAAggtttggttccctcccctcccagctccccctttcgggttaaaaaggaaataatttaggGCACAGGGGTATAGGGAAGgcgggtaaggtaagggggtaagggaaaggtaactggaggggaaGGGGTATTTTGAAATGTCGAGTCCGGTGGGTGGTAcagtctggtgatgaggactcgggacaccaagttgggacggctcccggtcctcttcttctttcttcttctccacgcgactgcgtcgtcCGGTGTCGTGGGAGACGCAGCCTGTGGGTTCGGTGGCGACGGTGGTTCTGCAGCTGGGGCATCTTCTAGGAATGGCTTCACGtatttccccggaatccacttGGGGCCATGAGCTGTTGAaacacaggcataccctctcccccaggttattaaGGGAAAgggccctgtgatggctcgggattccgggtcccggacaaggaccggtgggcgctccttTAAAAGTGCTCGCGTAGAGTTCGTAAAGTGCctgatgacgggcgggtctggctcACGGTCGGTGCAATTTAAGAAATTCAGTACATAAAGTGCTTTGCAAAGGCGCTCGACCGGAGTCATAGACAACGCCGCGTCATGTTGCTGATCGAGCAatcttttgagttctttgtgggagcgctccactaTGGCCTGCCCTGTGGGATTGTGAGGAATTCCGGTGGTATGTTTGATACCCCATTGCTGCAGAAACAGTTCAAATTGTTTTGAGGTGAGTCCCGGGCCGTTGTCGGTCTTAATTGCCTTCGGGACTCCCAGTGTCGCAAACGCCATAAATAAGTGTTTTTTCGCATCTTTCGTCTTCTCTCCAGTATGGAGAGAGGCGAAGATGGcacctgaaaatgtgtcaactgaCACATGTATGTATTTGAGACGGCCAAAAGCATTGTAGTGTGtcacatccatctgccacagcTCCAAAGCTCCCAGTCCCCGGGGATTAACCCCTGACGCCACTGGTGGAAGGGCGAGGGACTGACAGCTGGGGCAAGTGGCGAGGATGGCCTTGGCCTGTTCTTTCGAGATTTTGAATTGCCTGGCAAGGGCAGGAGCGTTCTGGTGGAAAAACGCATGACTGAGCCTTGCCTGTGCAAAGATGTCTGGGACGGTATTGGTAATTGCATGTACAGAAGAAGAGGTGGTGGCGATAACCGCTGCTAAATGGTCCGCCCTCCGGTTACCCTCAGCGATGGCTCCTGGCAGGTCTGTGTGCGCCCGGACGTGCATTATGTGATAGGGTTGCTCGCGGTGGGAGATCAGCCAAATTAATTCCGTGAGCAACCCgaacagttttttgttttgaatttctttgagCATGGCATGTTCTGCCCGCTCTGCTATCCCGGCCACATACGCCGAATCAGTAACTAGATTGAAAGGCTGTTGGAATTTTTTGAATGCTCTCACGACCGCAGCACATTCTGCGATCTGGGGGGAACCCTCAACGATTTGGATGTCAGACTCCCACTTCTGACTCTCCGGGTCCTTCCAAGTGATCactgatttgtgggattttcctgacccatcagtgaacactgtgagagcatCTTTAATCGGTGTTTTGCTTTTGTAGGATTTTGGGGCCAAATAGAAGGTATCCTTAAACAGTTTATGTTTAGGATAATGTATGGAGATTTGGCCGGGGTAGCTGTCTAAGGAAATTTGTAAATTTTCGTTTGTTTGTAGAAGGGACTCTAATTGCTCCAGATTTAAGGGGACATAAATGCACGCCGGATCGCACCCTGCGAGGGTCCGGAGGCGTTGTCTGCCTTTAATGATGAGTTTGGCCATCAATTCAGCGGGTGTTGAGATGGTCTTTGGGGGCTGGTGCGGAAGGAACAGCCACTCGATGATAAGGAGTGGGTCCTTACGCCCAGCATCCCACTGAAACAGCAACCCATGGAAGTTTGGGCACTTACCCAAGATAGCAAGGGTAACGGGAAGGACCCGGTCCACACGGTGCGCCTGGCGGGATCTGATGGCCTCCGCAACTCTCTCCAGGGCTCCCTTCGCGGCAGGTGTCAGCTCGCGTGGAGAAGCCAGGTCACCGTCTCCTCGCAGGAGTTCGAAGAGGGGCGACAGTTCCTCCGTGGTGAGTCCCAGGAGAGGTCGGATCCACGTGATGGTGCCGCAGATCTGCTGCAGATCCCGCAGGGTCCGTGGGTCGTCTTTGATGGTCACAGACTGGGGCGCGACGGTCCTTCCCGTGATGGTGATGCCCAAATACTTCCATGGGGCGGAGAGCTGGATCTTCTCCTCCGCAATCTGGAAACCCGCATCCTTGATGGCTTTTATTGTCTTATTAAGTGCTGCGCGGAGATAGGTGGTCGTCTCCGCGCAGACAAGAACGTCGTCCATATAATGTAATATGATGGCTTCAGGGAAAAGTCGGCGGATTGGCGAAAGAACCTGTGCTACAAAGGtttggcagagcactggagaatttttcattccctggggcAAGGTGGTCCATTGATACCTTTTATAAGGTTCCGCCCGATTAATTGATGGAACGGAAAAGGCGAACCTGGGGGCATCTCCAGGATACAGGGGGATGTTAAAAAAGCAGTCCTTGATGTCAATGACTGCGAGCTGCCAATCCCGGGGAAGCATGGAgggtgagggaagcccaggctggagggggcccatgTCTTCAATGACATCATTTACCCTGCGGAGGTCCTGGAGCAGGCGCCACttgtctttgcctggttttttaattacaaagacAGGGGTGTTCcaagggctggtggagggtatTAAATGCCCAAGGCGCACCTGCTCTTCTACAAGTTCGTTGAGCgcatttaatttttcctccacaaggggccactgatccacccaCACCGGAACATCGGTCTTCCAATTCAACGGTGGGGAGGTGCGCTCCGCAGTGGCCCACACTAAAAATCCCACGCAGGGCTAGGGATGTCAAGGCGGGCACCCCACTGGGACAATACGTCCCTGCCTAATAGCATGATGTTGGAAGATACCACAAACGGTCGAATTGTGGCTATTTGTCCCTCTGGACCCTCCACACTTACCAAGCGTCGGCTACGCATGGAGTTGACAGCTCCGCCCACTCCGGAGATTGTGCCACAAGGGGGCACCAATTCCCAGTCGCGGGGCCACTTTGCCTTGGGAATGATGGTGACATCCGCCCCAGTGTCTGCCATTAGGTCCATCGCCACCGACTTTCCCTGCAAAGAAAGCACAGTCCGAATTATAGGTCTTTCTTTAGTTACATTTTGAGTCAGAAAAACATGAATGTCCTGTCCAGAGTTCCGTTCAGAGAGGTCGTTTGAGTCCAGCAGATAGAGCAGGGCGAAAGGGAGTCCTCTGCCCAAGGTGTAGGGGGGCTCATGGCAGGTGACCGAGACCGTTACCTCGGACCCCGGCGGGACACACACCACTTCAGGGATGATGGAGATCCTGTCGGGTGTGTGCCTTGCGTCTCCAACAATGAGGACGGTCGCTTCGCCCTGGCAGTGAGGGGGCTCCAGGAACACCGCGGGGACTCTCACCAGGTCCTCATCCTGGAAGGTGACAGTCATGGAGCTCTTGAGGACCCGGCGGCGGCCAGGATCTAAGTTGGCCGTTCTTCGGAGGAGGCGAAGTCCGTCGTCGGTGCTCCGCCAATCCTCCGAAACTGTCCCCTGGGCCATTGGTCCTCCCGGATAGTAGGGAGGCTCGGGCGCTGAGAAGGGCCATTTGTTGTCCTCACGCGGCCCCTCCTCGCGCTCCGCGGCCCGTTTCCCGCCGGCTGGTATGGCGGGAAAGAGTTCCTGGGTGGGGGTCTTGGGGAAGGCATATACGGGTTGTAGAACTGCTCCGGGGGCCAGTGTGGACAGTTCGCTTGTATGTGACCCATCTGGCCACACCCGAAGCAGCGCACAGTGTTCATATTTAACAttgcctcccccacccctttaCTCACTGCCATTGCGACCGTTACCTCTGTAGATGTTGCTTTGACGCAAGCCTCCACCATCTGGGAGATGGTGGGCTCGGGGTCCTGCGGTAACGCCCTCAAGATCTTCTTGGTCTCCGCAGAGGCGTTGGTCACTGCCATCTTTCGGAGGAGCTCTTCCCTCGCCGCAGGGTGCTCTATCTGCCTGTCTATGGCCTCTCTGAGGCGGTCGACAAATTTGATAAATGACTCGTCCGGTCCTTGGAGAATGGTGGAAAAACTTTGGGAGGGAGTTCTGCCGTCCGGTATTTTCAGtagcgcggcacggccagcctctctGATGTCATCGAGGAGCGCAATTGGTAGTTGGATTTGGTCCTCTGGCTGGCCGAACTCTCCATCTCCCGCAACAGCTTCCATTACCTCATCACCCGTGCCCAGGGTCGCTGCTAGGTTGTGCTTTATAATGAGAGgtttcagcagctttttccacTGAACCTCCCAAAGCAGCAGTTCCGTGGGGGACAACAGGGATTTGGCAATGTACTTGATATCATGCTGTACCAGAGTCCGTCCGGAAAAAGTAAGGTCcagtacatttttaaagaatggCGACTCGCGGCCATAGTCCTTTGCCgctttcctcagctccttcacctCAGCGTATGGCACTTGCTCCCACCGGGGCcgctttcccctctcccttatCACCGGTGCCGCAAAAGGCCCAAGGTCACGGGCGAGGTCTAAGTCCCCGTCCTCGATGGCCGCTGCCCGTATCTTAGCCCACCCGCCTCCCGACCTAGGTGTGGGccgggggctgtccctgtcctcatCCTCTTCGGAGGATGAGGCAGGACGGGTGAGGGCCTTGAACCTCTCCCTGACCGTTGGGCTCCGGTGGTGTGGAGCCCTGCAGGCCAAGATGGCCTGCTTCCGGCCAGGCCGACTTCCGGTTCCGGTAGCGTGGGAACCGGAagtggctggagagggggaggcGGGACTAGGCCCACCTCCCGGGGCGGGGCCTTCCGGCAGGGAGTTCCCACCCACAGGGGGGTGGCCTTCCTGTAGGCCGGTCCCTCCCACCGGGGGCCCACCCAGGGGCGCGGTCAAGGGGACGGAAGGGGCGGGTCCCGACGATGACACCATCGACGCATCAGACGGGGCGGGACCCGACGCAGGGGCGGCACTCGACGGAGGCGGGGTCAATGGGGAAATGGCGGGAACCCGAGGGGAGTAGGGAGGAGCTGGGACGCCATTTTGTGGCGCTTCTGATGCCAGCTCGGCCATGCGGCCGGCGCCATTTTGTGATGTATGCTGGCACAGATTAGGAATTGAACAGCAAGGTTTTAAACTGGGGACAGGGGTCTGAGGGTTTTGGGACGAGGAAAGGGTCGAACTGGGGTGGCCAGTCCCAGGTCGAAAAGAGGACAGGATGGGacggggagcagcagggagacgGTGGCAACCCTGTGCCGGACTTTGGCAGGGTCTGCTGCCCGACCCACCCTTAGGGGAAAAAGGGTTAGGAGTGGAGGGGACGGAATGAGGGTTAGGAAAACTGGGGGCCCAACTCTCCcgtttttgtttaaataacgtaaaaatagaatgaaataaaggaaagaaacgTCCCACTTTAAAATTCCCCTTAACTTGTAAATCGTATAATAAACGCCCAACTTTTCCCCAGAACTGAACCGAGTTAAAATCTTCCTGCGCAGTGTCAGGAAGGTGGTcaaaaattaagttaattaaggcttttaaatcccttttgttaaaagaaatatttcccagAACGAGGGAGGACTTAACATGGGAATAAAAATCCCGCCGAGCCGGAGACATACGGTTTCCCATTATGTCAATACGGCTAAAAAATTCCCCAAGGAGgcaaaggagaaacagaaaagaaaagagacgGGGTCAGGTGCCAGACGGGGCACGAAAAACTCACCACAAAGGACGCCCGTCGAAAAGAAGATGGCCTCAAAGGGGGGTGGAAGCGCTGCAGGTCCGGAGTGCGAGGGAGCTTCCGcgaagctgctgttcctgctcctccgGGTGTCTGCAGCCCACGAGGCGAGGGGTCTTCGGAAAACGAAGCACCGTCGTCCGTGGAACCACGTCCGAACGGCGCTTGATTTCCTCGAGCAGCCGGCTCACGGAGTCGAAGCTGTCGAGGAGACGCTCTCCGCTTGACTCCGTGCAGGGGTCAGCGTGTTCGGGCGCCAGTTGTGGCGTGGCCGGTCCGCTCCGACTGAGTCGGGGACTTCGGGCACGCTATGGTGGTAATAAAGAGAATCTTCCACGAGGCGGGAGTCTCTCAGGCGGCTTTATTCCGAGGGTTTATCGAGGGAAGGCGAAGGAGGGCGAAGGGAAGCaaccactcagagggcgagccagctctgagagccccgaaccagggcgGGGCAGGGTCTATAACTGTATCAGGGTAGGAGGGTCCGAGGGTAGAgcatccaaccgggtgagggtatgagggtggagtcaaCGGAGAGTGACATGGCAACAGCCAAccgggatagagggaaggagtggtttcgagggaggaaccaatgggggtacacagaacttagaactttccagaacgaagggaaggagtacaaaatgattgacataaactgggggaagggagaacagatgACAGACAACTTGGGAGGCGGGAAAACTACACATCGgtggcctcccatggcaatgcagggaggtcactagccacaccccctcccacataGCCCCAAGCTTATTTTCTTGACTAACTGAAAGACTATTCACTACTTCAGAGAAGTGCGCAAGTATACCAGTGATAAAGTAACCACAAAATTTGTTTCTTGTACATCATACTGCCAGGGAATAAACTCCAAGAAACAGTGATTATTCATAGACTAAAATGAGCCCACAGCTCATTTCTTGTAAATGTTATAATACATAACTTCTAGTCACTCTAGGAAAAGAAgtagctttttaaaatgcagactTCAATTTTCTTTGGAATCGCATTTTCTCTCACTAGACTTTTCAGCTGTATTCATCAGAAATGTTTCaggattttctttgttttcttgttttacttattgtttccatttttgtttgtctggcctgctttaaaatacattaaaaatatctaaaaatagGACAAAGAAGCATTTCATGCACAAAAAGTTCAGCAGCCTGAATGCTTGTGGCTCTGCATTTTATCTCCTGCAAACAGTTGCCTTCTTGACAAGAGGCATAATTCACTGTATTAAAAGGGTACAAAGTGCAACTGCTAGGAACATGGAGAAGAAAGCAATTAAGTGTTCACAAATGTAATTTGAAAGGTCCATGGTGCACAAAGGTGATCTATAGTTAATACTGAACCAAACAGACACCCTTGACTGTTGGATAAAAGTAATGATATTTTCtagtcataatttttttaatgcttaccACATGGGATAGGAGAAAATTCGATTTCACTCATTGTCCCAGAGATTTTAACACTGAGATCAGCAAGAGTCAAGCAGTACCTGATAAACTGGCCAATCCTTTTCATGATCATTTGATGCAGCTTGTGGCAAGATACTGCAATCAGAAGTCATTGCTGAAACAAATCTTGGCAGTCAGCCGTAATCAGAGATCGTCAAAGTCAGCACCAAGTGGCTAAGTggatatattattttttaaatttcccacTGGGGTCTCAGTAATGCTCTTGAAGGGAAATGACAATCAACAATGACAGAATCAAGTACTTTGGCTGGATGCTGCATGTGATTGTATAAAGACAGTGGTCTTAGCTTCTACAAATGCAGCTGTGGTTAATGACTCACCTGACGTGCAGGTGAAGTACCTCCTGACTTTGAGATATAAAGAGAAtgcactgtttaaaaaaatacaatataattCTGAGCCTCCTTGTTTTCATGCCTAGAGTGTGTTACCAATGTAATTTATTACATACTTCCTATATAGAATTGAAGACAGAAAGATTtcagagaaactgaaaattttcagtCTTATCAGGGTAGTGTCTTCCTTCACCATGTGACAATACTTTTCACTCAAAGGAGTTATTTGATacaatcttttattttaattttttttttttttaatatgagagAAGAATCAAAGATTTTCCAACTTCTTGAGATATTTGACTGGTAAAGTTCTCTTTTGTGCCACAGTTTAggtttgaattttaatttacttaGATAAGTAAGAATTGAAATCTGGTGAATCTTGCTGCTATATTTTTGGATGGTACTGTGCCTGTGATCTGGTGATTTGCAGCACATGCATGTACAAACATGTTTCAGTGCCTCAGGCCCAGACTTCTACTTTAAACTACTTTCTGCAAATGACCATACAAAGCTGCAAGACATGTCACTGAAATGACAGACCAACAGTCACATAAACTAAACAAAATTTTGGTCATAAGGAGTTGAATAATGCCAGGAAATGGCTGAAAAGACCTTTGCAGACAGGAGATTTAGTCTTAGTATCCCAGTTTTATAGTTTTACTTTAGCACCCAACTCTTTAGAGCTTGTAAGCATGGTGCAAAAATACCGAAGTGTCTAACGTCTCATGTACTTGAGTCTTTGACAAAACTACAAAGCAGCAAAGACTGATGAATCCAGGAAAGAAGAACATCGTCATGATCCAGGAAATCTCTGTAAATATGAAAGTGATGTGACTAACTCCTGATGCAGCTTATCTGttgctccagctgcagggatgtgAAAGACAGAAgtctcttccttccctcctctcttGAGCTGGTAGctggtttattttattctgtttgctTCACCTAACCTtgcagaaagcaagaaaaactgaaaagggACATAAATCATCTACACAAATATCTACCTTACTTAAATCATCTACACCAAATGTCTATCTTAGTTTACTTCCTAGAGCTCTCATGTGGGACAACTGGGCTCTTACTTTTTATAACCTCAGAAAGATGATAAAAGAACCTAGATAGAACCCTTACTCCTTTGGCACAAAGGCTGGTGACATTTTTGTTTAAGTGACatcaagcaaaaaaattaattgaaggAATATACTTGGGTAAGTGTCAAGATCTCTAGCTTCACAGGTTCACAATTTTGAGAAGGATACTCATTGGTCAAGGAAAACTTGCCAATGTGGATAAGGTCCAAACATCCTACCCAAATGATTTCTCTGAAACAATTATCAAACTGGAAGGCACTTCTACATGCTTAGTATACCCTTCCTTCATAAAGACAAGACAACTCTTTAGTGGtctatatttaattatattcattttttaattaatgtagAAATTCTTTCTGCAAGGAGAGGTGTTGGCTGGCTTTGCTCTAACTAACCCACCACGAGGaagagctgagccctgcagctAAGGAGCTGAACCTCTGGGAAAGCATATttaagaaaaggcagaaaaacccCTCaagcagagagaggaaaaggggaccaaaaaagcataaaaaacaGCTGCAAGGTCAGAAGAGAaagaggatgaagaggaggcagcacagcagaagCTGGAGCAGGCATTCACCCTGCAGCACACTGCAGATCTATGGTGGAGTGCGGTAATGGTGAGAGGCAgtaagcagcagcagcaacacccTGCTGTGGACTAATGCCAGCCCTCCCCATTCTCCTTGTGCCACTTCTGCTGGGAGTGGAGGAGTCTGAGTTCAGCAGGGCTGAGAGGTAGGAAAGCCCATAAAATCCTGGGGATTCCATCCCCTATCCCACAGAGGAGGAGAATGAGTGTTAATATCCTGGTGGGCATTTGGCTGATAGGGAATAACCACCCTGAACAGGTGGACCAACAGAAGAGATGGCAACTGGCAAAGAATGCAAAACACCCATCTGGTAGTCAGAAATATCTTTACTGTATGCCTCAGGACAAATCTTGCTGCACTTCCCAAGAGATAGGAAACATTTAAATCAGATTTGTATATTTGTAAAAGCATAACAATTGTATATGCTCATCTTTTTGTTGGTAGCATAACATCAAGAAGCAAGGTAAGAAAAtccattgaaaaaaataaagtctttgAGAATTTAACTCA
This genomic window contains:
- the LOC121469796 gene encoding uncharacterized protein — its product is MAAHKSPIREKHQESPHCTQLAVAVAFVILWLQAADGWIVQQPKENVWVTLAKSLQQDNLCLAMGSVDNPLSTCLVGVPLVADDWPVFNSDLLRTTGKRPNPVDTWDEWTKILSNSKEEPQELDLLGSSHAEYCIKFYYRRPSQNWHGLDLAKNTYRKDVTPLSKKYNSQTWCNYTSQVVSVSSTRPKVLPKGMFLICGDRVWSGIPSRLQGGPCSLGKLATLTPNKTQILEWRKEKQLARKKRSYDQFDSNCDSQLYNWGKTKRIAASIFLPWYAAAKALGELSHLECWVNKNANATSAALSDLLADEQTTRHATLQNRAAIDFLLLAHGHSCEDFDGLCCFNLSSRSKSIQAHIQQIKEQVKDLKTENPSAADPIDKTFSQWGIPGWAAPIVKGLIWILVIIFLIFVALAIFKQYLVKTFGSAYLVNKDGGDVGGGVASDLPALPWEATDV